The following coding sequences are from one Candidatus Thermoplasmatota archaeon window:
- a CDS encoding ATPase domain-containing protein, with amino-acid sequence MTESKVVEKKASRVLRTGISGFDSLFSEGGIPRGNSVLIAGGTGTGKSTLCRQTCFNLVASGKNCMYVSFEESIEKIVRSMEIFGWDVKKHIDEGRLLIQKINPLDILRMKFGSLGGSGSATEVSYKIKPLIIPKDFHPELIVVDSLTAVISASISKEKNYRVYLQQLFSFFEETNATSFLITETEQMPTRFSDTGIEEFLADGIIVLYSIRRKDRREHAVEVLKMRYTNHERRVVALDLSVDGIKVFPDKIVSLQ; translated from the coding sequence ATGACAGAAAGTAAAGTTGTTGAAAAAAAAGCATCGCGGGTGTTGCGAACCGGTATTAGTGGGTTTGATAGTCTTTTTTCTGAAGGAGGCATTCCGCGGGGGAACTCAGTGTTGATTGCAGGGGGAACCGGGACTGGAAAAAGTACGTTGTGCAGGCAGACCTGTTTTAATCTGGTTGCGTCAGGGAAAAATTGTATGTATGTGAGTTTTGAGGAAAGTATTGAGAAGATCGTGCGAAGTATGGAGATTTTTGGGTGGGATGTGAAAAAACATATTGATGAGGGACGGTTGTTGATTCAGAAGATTAACCCGCTTGATATTCTTCGGATGAAGTTTGGGTCGCTTGGGGGTTCCGGATCAGCAACTGAGGTGTCGTATAAGATCAAGCCGTTGATTATCCCAAAGGATTTCCATCCTGAGTTAATTGTCGTTGATTCGCTTACTGCGGTTATTTCAGCATCAATCAGTAAAGAGAAAAATTATCGGGTGTATCTGCAGCAGTTGTTTAGTTTTTTTGAAGAAACCAATGCGACGTCGTTTTTGATTACGGAGACTGAGCAGATGCCGACGCGTTTTAGTGATACGGGAATTGAGGAGTTTTTAGCAGATGGTATTATTGTGTTGTATAGTATCCGGAGAAAGGATCGGCGTGAACATGCAGTTGAGGTGTTAAAGATGCGGTATACAAACCACGAACGTCGGGTGGTTGCACTGGATCTCTCAGTCGATGGAATCAAGGTATTTCCAGATAAGATTGTATCGTTACAATAA
- a CDS encoding ATPase domain-containing protein, with product MPLTTIEKTTVGKLERLKTGVPGLDDIISGGIPKGTITLVSGPPGSGKTILCCQFLYQGVLDGEKCLFLTLDKKVEGLLAQMTEIGLDFQPAIDKGQIKFLFLNINKKLIYETMTNEILSGNYSRVVLDSITPLSEMPIYINNLEFSKDISIIEPQEFAAGENVPVRRLHLHYIMNVLETATCTSMVTSELPTNSTLLSRDGLSEFLADGVIVLSLDPTMDRRKLAVMKMRSTKHTLKPQNIEIGKGGIRLV from the coding sequence ATGCCTCTAACAACAATTGAAAAAACAACAGTAGGAAAGCTCGAACGGTTAAAAACCGGTGTCCCAGGTCTTGATGATATCATCTCAGGGGGCATTCCAAAGGGAACAATTACGCTTGTATCAGGACCCCCCGGGAGTGGAAAGACGATTCTCTGCTGTCAGTTTCTCTATCAAGGTGTTCTCGACGGCGAGAAATGTTTGTTTCTGACCCTTGATAAAAAAGTTGAAGGACTTCTTGCTCAAATGACTGAGATTGGGTTGGATTTTCAACCTGCTATTGACAAAGGTCAAATCAAGTTCCTCTTTCTCAACATCAATAAAAAACTCATCTATGAAACCATGACTAATGAAATCCTCTCAGGAAATTACAGCCGCGTGGTTCTTGATTCGATCACACCGCTTTCAGAGATGCCAATCTATATAAACAACCTGGAATTCTCAAAAGATATCAGCATCATTGAACCGCAGGAGTTTGCCGCTGGTGAAAACGTGCCGGTTCGACGGCTCCATCTTCATTACATCATGAATGTGTTAGAAACCGCAACATGTACCTCGATGGTCACTTCAGAGCTTCCGACGAATTCGACGCTGTTATCTCGAGATGGGCTCTCTGAATTTCTTGCTGATGGTGTCATCGTCCTCAGTCTTGATCCAACTATGGATCGCAGGAAACTTGCTGTGATGAAGATGCGGAGC